One window from the genome of Eleginops maclovinus isolate JMC-PN-2008 ecotype Puerto Natales chromosome 15, JC_Emac_rtc_rv5, whole genome shotgun sequence encodes:
- the pgm3 gene encoding phosphoacetylglucosamine mutase: protein MAEFQEVSKQSGVHPKPAGLVLQYGTAGFRTNAEQLGHIMFRMGLLATLRSKTTKATIGVMVTASHNPEEDNGVKLVDPMGEMVTPTWEVYATQLANAEQEDLLAALKDIIEKESINMSQEANVFVGKDTRSSSARLSQAVLDGVSALGGQSKDYGLVTTPQLHYMVCCQNTQGKYGEATAEGYYKKLCQAFIQLSKNASNCTDDQKHLSVDGANGIGALKVREMESHLKKELHITLFNDGSEGKLNHQCGADFVKVQQKPPAGMKINPGERCCSYDGDADRIVYYYSDSEGIFHLLDGDKVATLISTFLKELLTQAGLDLKIAVVQTAYANGSSTNYLENTMKVIVRCTKTGVKHLHHAAQEFDIGVYFEANGHGTVLFSKAAEEKVQQLAENSSLIDEKKRAALLLQNTINVINQTVGDAISDMLLIEAILAIKGMTIQQWDAIYTDLPNRQLKVKVSDRRVIDTTDAERRAVSPAGLQEAIDSLVKKYRQARSFVRPSGTEDVVRVYAEAETQDSADDLAHEVSLAVYHLAGGVGSEPKPLH from the exons ATGGCAGAGTTTCAGGAAGTATCAAAGCAGTCCGGTGTGCACCCAAAGCCTGCAGGGTTGGTTTTGCAGTATGGTACCGCAGGTTTCAGGACCAACGCCGAACAGCTGGGCCACATCATGTTCAGGATGGGACTGCTGGCAACCCTCCGTTCCAAAACAACCAAAGCCACCATCGGAGTTATGGTAACCGCATCACACAACCCTGAG GAGGACAACGGGGTTAAGCTTGTTGATCCCATGGGGGAGATGGTTACGCCGACATGGGAGGTCTACGCCACCCAGCTGGCCAACGCTGAGCAGGAGGATTTGCTCGCGGCGCTGAAGGATATAATAGAGAAAGAGTCCATAAACATGAGCCAGGAGGCTAACGTGTTTGTGGGCAAAGACACCAG AAGCAGCAGTGCCAGACTTTCACAGGCAGTATTGGATGGAGTATCTGCGCTCGGGGGTCAGAGCAAAG ACTATGGTTTGGTGACGACCCCACAGCTCCACTACATGGTTTGCTGTCAGAACACGCAGGGTAAATACGGAGAAGCCACAGCGGAAGGATACTATAAGAAACTCTGCCAAGCTTTCATTCAGCtctcaaaaaat GCGTCCAACTGCACAGACGACCAGAAGCACCTCTCTGTGGATGGCGCTAATGGTATTGGGGCCCTAAAGGTGCGCGAGATGGAGAGTCACCTGAAAAAGGAGCTGCATATAACGCTGTTCAACGATGGCAGTGAAGGAAAGCTCAACCACCAGTGTGGGGCAGACTTTGTCAAAGTGCAACAAAAACCTCCAGCAG GCATGAAGATAAACCCGGGGGAGCGTTGCTGTTCCTATGACGGTGACGCTGACCGAATCGTTTACTACTACTCTGACTCTGAAGGGATATTTCACCTGCTGGATGGAGACAAAGTCGCTACTCTCATCAGCACTTTCCTCAAAGAGTTGCTCACACAGGCTGGTTTGGACTTGAAGATAGCAGTGGTGCAAACCGCTTATGCCAACGGAAGCTCAACAAACTATTTGGAAAACACTATGAAG GTGATAGTGAGGTGTACTAAAACTGGAGTGAAGCACCTTCATCATGCAGCCCAGGAGTTTGATATTGGTGTATACTTCGAGGCCAACGGTCATGGAACT GTATTGTTCAGTAAGGCAGCTGAAGAGAAGGTCCAGCAGCTTGCTGAGAACTCCAGCCTCATCGACGAGAAAAAGAGAGCCGCCCTCCTGCTGCAGAACACTATCAACGTCATCAACcag acTGTCGGTGATGCGATATCTGACATGCTGCTTATCGAAGCCATATTAGCCATTAAGGGTATGACTATCCAACAGTGGGACGCCATCTACACGGACCTGCCAAACAGGCAGCTCAAAGTCAAG GTGTCCGACCGCAGGGTGATAGACACAACCGACGCAGAGAGGCGAGCGGTGAGTCCAGCGGGACTGCAGGAGGCCATTGACAGTTTAGTGAAGAAGTATAGACAGGCCCGCTCCTTTGTGAGACCCTCAGGCACAGAGGACGTGGTGAGAGTTTACgcggaggcagaaacacag GACAGCGCTGATGACCTGGCACATGAAGTCAGCCTCGCTGTTTATCATCTCGCTGGCGGAGTGGGGAGTGAACCCAAACCATTGCActag